The bacterium genome contains a region encoding:
- a CDS encoding SDR family oxidoreductase, producing MDNIQKVLVTGGCGFIGSHLCKSLLEDGYQVTCFDNLITGSKKNIEDLLSNPNFEFVEADICQHLENIEELENVNYIFHLASPASPIDYQNHPEETLLVNSQGTLNILNLASKQKSKVLIASTSEIYGDPLEHPQKETYWGNVNTFGPRSCYDESKRFAETAVYVYLHKYDLDARIVRIFNTYGPNMQRDDGRVVSNFINWALKNEEIKIDGDGSQTRSFCYVTDLVDGIKKAMFFEDTKGEIFNLGNPDEFTISDLSKKVIELTNSTSEVIHSKEFRPDDPMQRCPDITKAKEILGWEPKVNLEEGLKNTIEYYKN from the coding sequence ATGGATAATATACAAAAGGTCTTGGTCACTGGGGGGTGCGGGTTTATTGGGTCACACCTATGTAAATCTCTACTTGAAGACGGGTATCAAGTTACCTGTTTTGACAATCTAATTACTGGTAGCAAAAAAAACATAGAAGACCTGCTTTCAAATCCAAACTTTGAATTTGTTGAAGCTGACATATGTCAGCATTTAGAGAATATTGAAGAATTAGAAAATGTTAACTATATTTTCCATCTTGCCTCACCGGCCTCACCAATTGACTATCAGAATCACCCCGAAGAAACACTTTTGGTTAATTCTCAAGGAACTCTAAATATTTTGAATCTAGCGAGTAAACAAAAATCTAAAGTTTTAATTGCCTCGACGTCTGAAATATATGGAGACCCATTAGAGCATCCACAAAAAGAAACATATTGGGGGAATGTAAACACATTTGGGCCAAGATCTTGTTACGATGAAAGTAAAAGATTTGCAGAAACTGCTGTCTATGTTTATTTACATAAGTATGATCTGGATGCAAGGATAGTTAGAATATTTAATACATATGGACCAAATATGCAAAGAGACGACGGAAGGGTGGTAAGTAATTTCATAAACTGGGCATTGAAGAATGAAGAAATCAAGATTGATGGTGATGGAAGCCAGACAAGATCCTTTTGTTATGTAACCGACTTAGTTGATGGTATTAAGAAGGCAATGTTTTTCGAGGACACCAAAGGAGAAATATTTAATTTAGGCAATCCTGACGAATTTACAATCAGTGATCTGTCAAAAAAAGTTATTGAATTAACAAATTCTACTTCGGAGGTTATTCATAGTAAAGAATTTAGACCTGACGACCCAATGCAAAGATGCCCCGACATAACAAAGGCAAAAGAAATTTTAGGTTGGGAACCAAAAGTTAATTTAGAAGAAGGCCTCAAGAACACAATTGAATATTACAAAAACTAG
- a CDS encoding Trp family transcriptional regulator has protein sequence MRVSKNELNKSLKKEVINTFLQTLDDLKNKSEKETFLTDFFNQNELETYSKRLAIIYWLSKKRSYQNIKTNLKVSSATVATVEKLMNKKGIELAITKMAAEEWANVWSEKIKRLGTRTRN, from the coding sequence ATGCGCGTTTCAAAAAATGAGTTAAATAAAAGTTTAAAGAAAGAGGTTATAAATACTTTCCTGCAAACCCTTGACGACCTCAAAAACAAGAGCGAAAAAGAAACCTTCCTGACGGACTTCTTTAATCAAAATGAGCTTGAAACTTACTCAAAGAGACTAGCTATTATTTACTGGCTTTCAAAAAAAAGAAGTTATCAAAATATAAAAACAAATTTAAAAGTATCATCAGCAACCGTTGCAACAGTTGAAAAATTAATGAATAAAAAAGGTATAGAACTAGCAATTACAAAAATGGCAGCTGAAGAATGGGCAAATGTCTGGAGCGAAAAAATCAAAAGGCTGGGCACTAGGACTAGAAACTAG
- the metG gene encoding methionine--tRNA ligase: MDKKYYITCAIPYTNSRPHVGHALEFVQGDILARYHRLLGENVILLSGGDENALKNVQAAENAGVPVQEFVDKNNKLFEELVTNLNCKFDIWQKGSDKEKHFPSSQKLWQLCDKAGDIYEKEYSGLYCVGCETFYEKEELNENGECFEHIGKKLEQVKEKNYFFKLSKYQDKLIKLIKSDELRITPMERKNEVLSFLKEPLQDISISRSNERAKNWGVPVPDDPNQKIYVWFDALNLYQSGIGFGWDEEKYNKYWPADCHVIGKGISRFHAVYWPAFLMSANLELPRELFIHGYFTINGQKMSKTLGNVIDPNEMIKKYGADALRYYFLAKFSPFTDGDFSEEKLKDVYNADLANGLGNLVSRVAKLCETSNFSFTSKETNIYPEVSKAIEEYRFDVAMKFILEKVSQIDQDINKSEVWKLKGIELKKKLQYYLEEIAEIALNLKPFLPETVDKIVKVFGGPVIKMQEPLFPRIK, encoded by the coding sequence ATGGACAAAAAATATTACATTACATGCGCAATCCCATACACCAATAGCAGACCCCACGTGGGACATGCCTTAGAATTTGTACAAGGTGACATTTTGGCTAGATACCATAGGCTCTTAGGAGAAAATGTTATTTTGCTTTCAGGTGGGGATGAAAATGCGTTAAAGAACGTTCAAGCAGCCGAAAATGCTGGTGTTCCCGTACAAGAATTTGTAGATAAAAACAACAAACTCTTTGAGGAACTCGTCACAAACCTAAACTGTAAATTTGATATATGGCAAAAAGGAAGTGATAAAGAAAAACACTTCCCTTCTTCTCAAAAACTTTGGCAATTATGCGACAAGGCCGGAGATATATATGAAAAAGAATATTCAGGTCTTTATTGTGTTGGTTGCGAAACATTCTACGAAAAGGAGGAGTTAAATGAAAACGGGGAATGTTTTGAACATATTGGTAAAAAACTTGAACAAGTAAAAGAAAAAAACTATTTCTTCAAGCTGTCAAAATACCAAGACAAGCTAATTAAACTAATTAAGAGTGATGAATTAAGAATTACTCCAATGGAGAGAAAAAACGAAGTTCTATCATTTCTTAAAGAACCGCTTCAAGACATTTCAATCTCAAGAAGCAATGAAAGGGCAAAAAATTGGGGTGTTCCTGTGCCAGACGATCCAAATCAAAAAATTTATGTTTGGTTTGATGCTTTGAACTTGTATCAATCAGGTATCGGTTTTGGCTGGGATGAAGAAAAGTATAATAAATATTGGCCAGCAGATTGCCATGTAATAGGAAAAGGTATATCACGGTTTCACGCTGTCTATTGGCCTGCGTTTTTAATGTCTGCAAATCTAGAATTACCAAGGGAGCTATTTATCCACGGCTATTTTACAATAAACGGACAAAAGATGAGTAAAACTTTAGGAAATGTAATTGACCCAAATGAAATGATTAAAAAATATGGCGCTGACGCACTGAGATATTATTTCTTGGCCAAATTCTCACCGTTTACAGATGGGGATTTCTCAGAAGAGAAGTTAAAAGATGTCTACAATGCCGATCTTGCAAATGGTTTAGGTAATCTAGTCTCTAGAGTTGCCAAACTTTGTGAAACTTCAAACTTTAGCTTTACATCAAAAGAAACAAATATCTACCCTGAAGTGTCAAAAGCTATTGAGGAATATAGGTTTGACGTTGCAATGAAATTTATTTTGGAAAAAGTAAGCCAAATAGATCAAGATATTAATAAAAGTGAGGTTTGGAAATTAAAAGGAATAGAACTTAAAAAGAAACTGCAATACTACCTAGAAGAGATTGCAGAAATTGCATTAAACTTAAAACCATTTTTACCTGAAACTGTTGATAAAATTGTCAAAGTTTTTGGTGGTCCAGTAATTAAGATGCAGGAACCGTTATTCCCCAGAATCAAATAA
- a CDS encoding MraY family glycosyltransferase codes for MGTINLFFTPLLTAFLISALVTPVVIIYAKKLGIMDDPRKTNHPKVIHTKPIPRGGGIPVFIAIFIASLIFIPIDKHIVSILIGAGIVFVMGHLDDKYNLNPYLRLALGFLAAYIPVSQGIGISFLTNPFGGIIDLSNPLFSNVFALLWIVFMMNVVNMGAKGIDGQLSGVTVISALTITALSFSYFTDTTQWPVILLTGITAGAFLGFFLWHKFPQKIMPGYGGSTLAGYMLAIASILSTTKVGTLIVVLGVPLIDTGYTIMRRIMSGKSPVWGDRGHLHHRLLDYGLSKKQVSQVYWSLTAILGILALNLNSTYKLYTIIGVILVVGGLILFLTRKKND; via the coding sequence ATGGGTACAATTAATCTTTTTTTTACACCCCTACTCACGGCTTTTTTAATATCAGCCTTAGTTACTCCTGTTGTAATTATATATGCCAAAAAACTTGGTATTATGGATGACCCAAGAAAAACTAACCATCCAAAAGTAATCCACACGAAGCCAATCCCAAGAGGTGGGGGTATTCCAGTTTTTATCGCAATATTTATTGCTTCACTTATCTTTATTCCTATAGACAAACATATTGTCTCGATTTTAATCGGAGCGGGAATCGTTTTTGTGATGGGTCATCTTGATGATAAATATAATTTAAATCCATATCTTAGATTGGCTTTGGGATTTTTGGCAGCCTACATTCCTGTATCTCAAGGTATTGGAATTAGTTTTTTAACTAACCCTTTTGGTGGCATTATTGACCTGTCTAACCCACTTTTTTCTAATGTATTCGCCCTTCTTTGGATTGTTTTTATGATGAATGTGGTCAATATGGGCGCCAAAGGAATTGATGGCCAATTGTCAGGTGTAACAGTAATTTCTGCTTTAACCATAACCGCACTCTCGTTTTCCTACTTTACCGATACAACCCAATGGCCTGTTATTCTTTTAACCGGCATCACCGCAGGTGCTTTTTTGGGTTTTTTTCTTTGGCACAAGTTTCCACAAAAAATTATGCCAGGGTATGGTGGTTCAACTCTGGCGGGATATATGTTAGCCATAGCATCAATACTGTCAACAACTAAGGTGGGAACATTGATAGTAGTTTTAGGTGTACCCCTTATTGATACAGGGTACACAATAATGCGCAGAATAATGTCAGGAAAGTCTCCTGTTTGGGGTGACAGAGGGCATCTACACCACAGACTCCTAGACTATGGTTTAAGCAAGAAACAGGTTTCACAGGTTTACTGGTCACTCACAGCGATACTTGGAATTCTGGCTCTCAATTTGAATAGCACATACAAGTTGTATACAATCATTGGTGTAATACTGGTTGTGGGCGGTTTAATATTATTTTTAACCAGAAAGAAGAATGACTAA
- a CDS encoding DNA recombination protein RmuC, with translation METLLLIIILIVLLFLLFLVTKPKSSPELLEYLKMTNQRLEKQSDSFNQRLDNATRVIAGVQRNIGEFSEIGRGMKELQQFLSSPKLRGNIGEQVLKELLKQFLPQASFLLQHTFKSGEKVDAAIKTSSGIIPVDSKFPMESFRRMSGDGDESTKKLAEKDFERDVRKHIDDISKKYILVDEGTLDYALMYIPSESVYYEVVNNQNLFDYAGEKRILPVSPTTFYAYIKAILMSFEGQKIEKQAKEILSSLRAIKKDYGKVEENLGVLQKHLVNATNMMSNVYSAFTNLGNKIENTQNFETVTKNKLS, from the coding sequence ATGGAAACCCTACTTTTGATTATAATACTAATTGTACTTCTATTTCTCCTTTTTTTAGTTACAAAACCTAAATCTTCACCTGAACTGTTGGAATACTTAAAGATGACAAATCAAAGGCTTGAAAAACAATCAGACAGTTTTAATCAAAGGTTGGATAATGCAACGAGAGTTATAGCCGGAGTTCAAAGAAACATAGGGGAGTTTAGTGAGATAGGTAGGGGAATGAAGGAACTACAACAATTTCTTTCCTCACCTAAATTAAGAGGTAACATAGGGGAGCAAGTTTTAAAAGAACTCTTAAAGCAGTTTTTACCACAGGCATCATTTTTGCTTCAACACACATTCAAAAGTGGTGAAAAAGTAGATGCTGCCATCAAAACATCGTCAGGCATAATACCAGTTGATTCAAAATTTCCAATGGAAAGCTTTCGTAGAATGTCGGGCGATGGTGATGAGTCAACTAAAAAACTAGCAGAGAAAGATTTTGAGAGAGATGTTAGAAAACATATAGACGATATTTCAAAAAAATATATTCTAGTTGATGAAGGAACCCTAGACTACGCTCTAATGTATATACCTAGTGAGTCTGTATATTATGAGGTGGTTAATAACCAAAACCTTTTTGATTACGCAGGAGAAAAAAGAATACTTCCTGTGTCTCCAACCACTTTTTATGCATACATAAAAGCAATATTAATGAGCTTTGAGGGTCAAAAGATAGAGAAACAAGCAAAAGAAATATTATCTTCATTGCGCGCCATTAAAAAAGACTATGGGAAAGTAGAAGAAAATTTAGGGGTACTACAAAAACATTTAGTAAATGCAACAAACATGATGAGCAATGTGTATTCAGCATTTACTAATTTGGGAAATAAAATTGAGAATACACAGAATTTTGAAACTGTAACCAAGAACAAATTATCATAG
- a CDS encoding decaprenyl-phosphate phosphoribosyltransferase, with protein MTNLIWQAMNTAKEAIRVARPIHWVKNFALFAAIFLTGTLFEKGLLANVIISFISFSLATSATYIFNDIMDAKRDVLHPHKKNRPIASGKLPLNLAIFEMLILLFVSLVIAEALNHLFFVLLVFYLSMQVLYSLGLKNIHVIDILIIATGFILRVYAGALVIDAHLSVWFLLCVVSASLFLAAGKRRSEINLSNAEDGRTRLSLSKYSRELLNSYVTMFGNATWMSWGLYTFYESPRASLDFWLLLAEVSKATTVNKLMMATIPLVIFGIMRYQVLIFEGKSEAPEKLFLSDKALIISISLWVGFVYFILYSGVSVRGI; from the coding sequence ATGACTAACTTAATTTGGCAGGCGATGAACACAGCTAAAGAGGCTATAAGAGTGGCGAGGCCTATCCATTGGGTCAAAAATTTTGCGCTTTTTGCAGCTATTTTTTTAACAGGCACATTGTTTGAAAAGGGCTTGTTGGCAAATGTGATTATCTCATTTATCTCTTTCTCACTAGCCACCTCCGCAACATATATTTTTAACGACATAATGGATGCTAAAAGAGATGTTCTTCATCCTCACAAAAAGAATCGGCCAATAGCATCAGGAAAGTTACCTCTTAATTTGGCAATTTTTGAAATGCTAATCCTACTGTTTGTTTCTTTGGTTATAGCTGAAGCATTAAACCATTTGTTTTTTGTACTTTTGGTTTTCTACTTAAGTATGCAGGTCTTATACAGCTTAGGTTTGAAAAATATTCACGTAATTGATATTTTAATTATTGCCACGGGTTTTATTTTAAGGGTTTATGCAGGAGCCCTGGTAATAGATGCACATCTTTCCGTCTGGTTTTTGCTTTGTGTAGTCTCAGCCTCACTATTTTTGGCGGCAGGTAAAAGAAGGTCTGAAATAAATTTATCCAATGCAGAAGATGGTAGAACACGCTTAAGTCTTTCTAAGTACTCGAGAGAGCTTCTAAACAGCTATGTAACAATGTTTGGTAATGCCACATGGATGAGTTGGGGTTTGTACACATTTTATGAAAGTCCAAGAGCTTCTCTGGACTTTTGGCTTTTATTGGCCGAGGTTTCAAAAGCAACAACTGTTAACAAGTTGATGATGGCAACAATCCCTTTAGTAATTTTTGGCATTATGAGATACCAAGTTCTAATTTTTGAAGGTAAGTCAGAAGCTCCAGAAAAACTTTTCTTGTCAGACAAGGCCCTCATCATTTCAATTAGTCTTTGGGTAGGATTTGTTTACTTCATCCTCTATTCAGGAGTATCAGTTAGGGGAATTTAG
- a CDS encoding exodeoxyribonuclease V subunit gamma, with protein sequence MREKKLNKNQLRAIKHKKGPLLIIAGAGTGKTTVITERIKYLIQKGLAKPEEILALTFTEKAALEMETRVDEIMPLSYGDIWITTFHSFCDQILRQEGLHIGIPTNYKLMTTAESIDLFKRNLFNFSLDYFKPLGNPNKFIEEILRHIGRLQDEAISPTEYLKWANSKLKALKTKGDEVGRLEGQKWIELATVYMEYSELKLKSAKFDFGDLVSKTLELFNSRPNILLKYQEKFKYVLVDEYQDTNYTQNELVKKLVQKSRNITVVGDDNQSIYRFRGASISNILQFKEDFKNIATVTLNENYRSTQKILDGAYRLIKNNDPYTLEAKLKIDKKLVSKMSTKGKEIRVIHTQQDSSEAEAVAKEIETLISDSKQQLLYKDVAILVRANNHADIFIREFERMGIPHQFLGPSKLFERQEIVDLISYLKVLYDPEDTGSLFRLLTCNLFDFKPVKLTLLLSQSKRKSTSLFEEILKDKDFNKVTELISKHLSDINTKSAGEILYEFINEVGIYAKTIESGDVVIANNISLFFKRIKEYENENPKAKLYEVVDYIKLLLEVGESPQVSNTQWQENNAVNILTVHSAKGLEFPVVFMVSLVSDRFPSRNRSEILPIPDDLIKEELPSGDFHIQEERRLFYVGMTRAKERLYLTYSDLYNDGKRKKKISPFVLEALDYPQLEAIDNILTEKKLEPYAKKSVIEKLSPKPSHKVEYLSVSHIETFQNCPLHYKLKYIYKIPTPQNASASFGLSIHNTLKDIYTSVKNGLDVSKSDVLRIYKDNWIEEGFLNKKHKEEFYNKGKGYLLGYFKNSFNKNIVPELLEEKFTLKLFNDLKIKGTIDRVDVLPNGKLEIIDYKTGATLPTQKEVDNNLQLSIYALAMSENYKKDLKDIILSLYYFDNQEKISSTRTEEQIEKVKSEIFEIKKEIESSDFKCSNGYFCQQGCEYSMFCGKD encoded by the coding sequence ATGCGTGAGAAAAAGTTAAACAAAAATCAACTTAGGGCAATAAAACATAAAAAAGGTCCTTTGTTAATCATTGCTGGCGCAGGAACAGGAAAAACAACGGTTATAACAGAAAGAATTAAGTATTTAATTCAAAAAGGATTAGCAAAACCTGAAGAAATTTTAGCCTTAACTTTTACTGAAAAGGCGGCCCTTGAGATGGAAACCAGAGTGGACGAGATTATGCCTTTGTCATATGGTGATATCTGGATAACAACGTTTCATTCTTTTTGTGATCAAATCTTAAGACAAGAAGGACTTCATATTGGCATCCCCACAAATTATAAGTTGATGACCACAGCAGAAAGTATAGATCTTTTTAAGAGAAATTTATTTAACTTTAGTCTGGACTACTTTAAACCTTTAGGTAATCCGAACAAGTTTATTGAAGAAATATTAAGACATATAGGTAGATTGCAAGACGAAGCAATTAGCCCAACAGAATACCTCAAATGGGCAAACTCAAAATTAAAAGCATTAAAAACTAAGGGAGATGAAGTGGGACGACTAGAAGGACAAAAGTGGATAGAACTGGCGACTGTTTATATGGAGTACAGCGAACTAAAACTTAAAAGTGCAAAGTTTGATTTTGGAGATCTAGTGTCAAAGACGTTAGAGCTATTTAATAGTAGACCAAACATACTACTTAAATACCAGGAAAAGTTTAAATATGTTTTGGTTGACGAATATCAAGATACTAATTATACCCAAAATGAATTGGTCAAAAAATTGGTTCAGAAGTCAAGAAATATAACTGTTGTAGGCGATGATAATCAATCTATTTATCGCTTCCGTGGCGCCTCTATATCTAACATACTGCAATTTAAGGAGGACTTTAAAAACATAGCCACAGTTACATTAAATGAAAACTACAGATCTACACAAAAGATACTTGATGGAGCATATAGACTTATCAAAAATAACGACCCATATACACTAGAGGCTAAGTTAAAGATCGACAAGAAGCTAGTATCTAAAATGAGTACAAAGGGAAAGGAAATTAGAGTCATCCACACTCAACAAGATTCTAGTGAGGCGGAGGCAGTTGCAAAAGAAATTGAAACATTAATAAGTGATAGTAAACAACAACTTCTATACAAAGATGTTGCTATTTTAGTCCGTGCCAACAACCATGCCGATATTTTTATTAGAGAGTTTGAAAGAATGGGTATTCCACATCAATTCTTAGGCCCAAGCAAACTATTTGAAAGACAGGAAATAGTTGACCTAATTTCTTACCTTAAAGTGCTATATGACCCCGAAGATACGGGAAGTTTGTTTAGGCTTTTAACCTGCAATCTATTTGACTTTAAGCCTGTCAAATTGACACTTCTTTTGAGCCAATCGAAGAGAAAGAGTACATCACTTTTTGAAGAAATATTAAAGGATAAGGATTTTAATAAAGTTACTGAACTTATAAGTAAACATTTAAGTGACATAAATACAAAATCAGCTGGAGAGATTTTATATGAGTTTATTAATGAAGTTGGCATATATGCAAAAACAATTGAGAGTGGGGACGTCGTAATAGCTAATAACATTTCACTTTTTTTCAAAAGAATTAAAGAGTATGAGAATGAAAACCCAAAAGCAAAACTATATGAAGTTGTTGACTACATAAAGCTCCTATTAGAAGTAGGAGAAAGTCCTCAGGTTTCAAACACCCAGTGGCAAGAGAATAACGCAGTGAATATTCTAACTGTTCATTCAGCAAAAGGCTTAGAGTTTCCTGTGGTTTTTATGGTGAGTCTGGTTTCAGATAGATTCCCAAGTAGAAACAGATCAGAAATATTGCCGATACCAGATGATTTGATTAAAGAAGAACTACCGTCGGGAGATTTTCATATTCAGGAGGAAAGAAGACTTTTCTATGTTGGTATGACGCGGGCCAAAGAAAGACTTTATCTAACATATAGTGATTTATATAACGACGGCAAGAGAAAAAAGAAAATATCACCATTTGTATTAGAAGCGCTTGATTATCCTCAGTTGGAGGCTATAGACAACATTTTGACTGAAAAAAAACTTGAGCCATATGCCAAAAAGAGTGTAATAGAGAAATTATCACCAAAACCATCTCATAAAGTAGAGTATCTTTCTGTTAGTCACATTGAAACGTTTCAAAATTGCCCACTTCATTATAAATTAAAATATATATATAAAATTCCCACTCCTCAAAATGCTTCTGCCTCTTTTGGTTTATCTATACATAATACCTTGAAAGATATCTATACGTCTGTTAAAAATGGATTAGATGTGTCAAAGAGTGATGTTTTAAGAATATATAAAGACAACTGGATAGAAGAAGGTTTTTTAAACAAAAAACATAAAGAAGAATTCTATAATAAAGGCAAAGGATATTTGTTGGGATATTTTAAAAATTCTTTTAATAAAAATATTGTACCTGAATTACTGGAAGAAAAATTTACACTTAAGTTGTTTAATGACTTAAAAATTAAAGGAACAATTGATAGGGTAGACGTCTTACCCAACGGGAAGTTGGAAATAATAGATTACAAAACAGGAGCAACATTGCCAACACAGAAAGAAGTAGATAATAATCTACAGTTATCAATATATGCCTTGGCAATGTCTGAAAATTACAAAAAAGATTTGAAAGACATAATACTTTCACTCTATTACTTTGATAACCAAGAGAAAATTTCATCAACCAGAACAGAAGAACAAATAGAAAAAGTTAAAAGTGAAATATTTGAAATAAAGAAAGAAATTGAAAGTAGTGACTTCAAATGCAGTAATGGCTATTTTTGCCAACAAGGTTGTGAGTATTCAATGTTTTGTGGTAAGGATTAA
- a CDS encoding PEGA domain-containing protein, producing the protein MKKKLISIFLALLGILVVGYGGLSFLGLFKDQESGILVEADPESIVYINEQEVGRTPYEANLSAGEITLRVKPIDTGIILDDYETKINLTSGVRTIVKRTFKDVEEFSSGVVVSFEKLGGSESYITVVSVPDNAQVIVDNKIVGYTPLRVKMPAGDHNLIVSSDKYLEKSLPIRVYAGYKLTASVKLAKSDVVESQIIEELSGSTDIEGLGKIKVNQTDIGFLRVRSGANTGFPEIGQVKPDEEYEILEIDENGIWYKIEFVGTEGESQAGWVSAEFVTKLNSPN; encoded by the coding sequence ATGAAAAAGAAATTGATAAGCATATTCCTTGCGCTTTTAGGTATATTAGTTGTTGGGTATGGGGGGTTGTCTTTTTTGGGTCTATTTAAAGATCAAGAGTCAGGAATTCTAGTTGAAGCTGATCCTGAGTCTATTGTTTACATAAATGAACAAGAGGTGGGAAGAACGCCATACGAAGCAAACTTAAGTGCAGGTGAAATAACCTTAAGGGTTAAACCTATTGATACTGGGATTATTTTAGATGACTATGAAACCAAAATAAACTTAACTTCAGGAGTAAGAACAATTGTCAAAAGAACATTTAAAGACGTTGAGGAATTTTCAAGTGGGGTAGTTGTTTCATTTGAGAAACTGGGAGGATCAGAGTCATATATCACGGTTGTGTCTGTACCTGATAATGCACAAGTTATTGTTGACAATAAAATTGTTGGTTACACACCCCTACGTGTAAAAATGCCAGCTGGGGACCACAACTTAATTGTTTCGTCTGATAAATATCTTGAAAAGTCTTTACCAATTAGGGTCTATGCAGGATACAAATTAACAGCCTCAGTTAAGCTTGCAAAATCAGACGTTGTTGAGTCACAAATAATTGAAGAATTGTCTGGTAGTACAGACATAGAGGGCCTAGGTAAAATCAAGGTTAACCAAACAGATATAGGATTTTTAAGGGTCAGAAGTGGAGCTAATACAGGATTTCCAGAAATTGGACAAGTTAAGCCAGATGAGGAGTATGAAATTTTAGAAATAGATGAAAATGGAATTTGGTACAAAATAGAATTTGTAGGCACTGAAGGCGAATCGCAAGCAGGCTGGGTTAGTGCAGAATTTGTGACAAAGCTAAATTCCCCTAACTGA
- a CDS encoding glycosyltransferase family 2 protein yields MFRKWIIKNEKKVLRFFEILPGFFSWNMILLPYWGIFVFPNAVAYFVLLFNVYWFYQSFLIAVTSFISHTKIQAYIKYDWVSDLKSFPDWEKVHNVIIIPTYKEPLHILERTIDSLIKQTLPTQMLSVVIAMEQKEEKKERDLKFNTLYSKFGKNFKNFVQTVHKLKHGEVIGKASNERHAAIWFKKHHLGKDKLDINYLTVTSCDADHKYHPNHFACLSFKFLDSPTRYRQFWQPAVMFYNNIWELPAITRVPNTFGSIWNLSQLPRKDRLINAQNYSLSFKLLDEVGYWDANRIPEDWGIFFKAYYKVKGGLEVEPIYLPLHADAAQSTSHWKTMKNQYEQYRRWAWGTSDDSWIIKNYLVDRDIPFWDKTTRLMHVIWSHFMWPVNWFIITIGLTLPTLINPAFGRTALGFMVPKLSSIILTLSLSFFFVLFFVDNIYKPKRPEGLSVWRSILAPFEFILMPIAGFFFSALPGLDAHTRLMLGKYIEYKVTEKV; encoded by the coding sequence ATGTTTAGAAAATGGATCATCAAAAATGAAAAAAAGGTCTTGAGATTTTTTGAGATTCTACCAGGATTTTTTTCTTGGAATATGATACTTCTTCCCTACTGGGGAATATTTGTGTTTCCAAATGCTGTTGCATATTTTGTCCTTCTTTTTAACGTCTATTGGTTTTATCAGTCTTTTTTGATTGCTGTCACTTCTTTTATCTCACACACCAAAATTCAGGCATATATAAAGTATGACTGGGTAAGTGACTTGAAATCATTTCCAGACTGGGAAAAAGTACACAATGTAATTATCATTCCTACTTACAAGGAACCTTTGCATATTCTAGAGAGGACTATAGATTCCTTGATTAAACAGACACTACCAACACAGATGTTAAGTGTTGTTATCGCGATGGAACAAAAAGAAGAAAAAAAGGAGCGTGACTTAAAATTTAATACTCTTTACTCAAAGTTTGGTAAAAATTTTAAAAATTTTGTGCAGACAGTACACAAATTAAAACATGGTGAAGTTATAGGAAAGGCATCAAATGAACGACACGCGGCTATTTGGTTCAAAAAACACCATCTGGGCAAAGACAAACTAGATATCAATTACTTAACAGTGACAAGTTGTGACGCAGATCACAAATATCATCCCAACCATTTTGCTTGTCTGTCATTCAAGTTTTTAGATTCTCCAACTAGGTATAGACAATTTTGGCAACCGGCTGTAATGTTTTACAATAATATCTGGGAGTTGCCAGCAATCACAAGAGTTCCAAACACATTTGGTTCAATTTGGAATTTATCACAACTTCCAAGAAAAGATAGGCTCATTAACGCCCAAAACTATTCCCTCTCATTTAAACTTCTGGACGAAGTTGGTTATTGGGATGCAAACAGAATTCCAGAGGATTGGGGTATTTTTTTCAAGGCTTACTACAAAGTTAAGGGAGGACTTGAGGTTGAACCAATTTACTTACCACTTCATGCTGATGCGGCACAGTCCACGTCTCATTGGAAAACCATGAAAAATCAATATGAACAATACAGAAGATGGGCATGGGGAACATCAGATGACTCTTGGATTATCAAAAACTATTTAGTGGATAGAGATATTCCCTTTTGGGATAAAACAACTAGGCTTATGCATGTTATTTGGTCACATTTTATGTGGCCTGTTAACTGGTTTATTATAACCATCGGATTGACGTTACCGACACTAATTAATCCTGCTTTTGGTAGAACAGCACTTGGTTTTATGGTTCCAAAGCTCTCTTCCATAATACTAACCCTTTCACTTAGTTTTTTCTTTGTATTGTTTTTTGTTGATAATATTTATAAACCGAAAAGGCCTGAGGGGTTGTCAGTTTGGCGCTCTATTCTTGCTCCCTTTGAATTTATTTTGATGCCTATTGCGGGTTTCTTCTTTTCAGCTCTTCCAGGTCTTGACGCACACACAAGACTAATGCTTGGAAAATATATTGAGTACAAAGTAACAGAGAAGGTATAA